One window from the genome of Pyrobaculum ferrireducens encodes:
- a CDS encoding sulfurtransferase TusA family protein yields the protein MPSIKKVGDNLYELDLKGYVCPYPQMYTSQALTKLPRGSVLKVIIDNPPSIENIKSVAQKAGAKSVSVEAKGGTWEISIAL from the coding sequence ATGCCAAGTATTAAAAAGGTGGGGGACAACCTCTACGAGCTGGACTTGAAGGGCTACGTCTGCCCCTACCCCCAGATGTACACATCCCAAGCATTGACTAAGCTCCCCCGGGGCAGCGTATTGAAGGTAATTATAGACAACCCGCCGTCTATTGAAAATATTAAATCCGTCGCCCAGAAAGCCGGCGCCAAGTCTGTATCCGTCGAGGCCAAGGGAGGGACCTGGGAAATCTCTATTGCTCTATGA
- a CDS encoding thiamine pyrophosphate-dependent enzyme: MLEISLEIPRQYTAEAREPQVFRVLNDDGAPDEAYDVGYRPTESELVNAHRWMVLGRVLDRQALLYHRMGKVKSTYGPHEGHEAADAGTALALRPEDWVAPYYRNLTLLIARGVPLETIWAKFFAKAGDSDKGRNLTVEWGGFKKWRFLSIGAPIGHQYIYAVGFAYALKYMRREEVVAAYIGDGGTSTNGFHAGLNFAGVYKTPVAFFIYNNQYAISTPAARQTAVRRLAVKAVAYGLEGVSADGMDLLAVVKTAKWAVEKARRGEPVLVEYLTYRFGPHTTADDPLTRYRDPKEAEEWRRRDPVSLLEKFLLWSGIYKEGEVKAVWEEAERAVKEAAKAAEAQPDVPLEEAVKDVYSFVPRSLREWLEEL, translated from the coding sequence ATGTTAGAAATAAGTTTAGAAATTCCTAGACAATATACAGCTGAGGCGAGGGAGCCCCAGGTCTTTAGAGTTCTAAATGACGACGGGGCCCCAGACGAGGCCTACGACGTGGGTTACAGACCCACCGAGTCGGAGCTCGTCAACGCCCATAGGTGGATGGTGCTGGGGAGAGTCCTCGACAGACAGGCCTTGCTCTACCACAGGATGGGGAAGGTCAAGTCTACATACGGACCCCACGAGGGCCACGAGGCGGCTGACGCCGGGACGGCGCTGGCGCTGAGGCCGGAGGACTGGGTCGCGCCTTACTACAGAAACCTCACCCTCCTAATCGCCAGGGGCGTGCCTCTCGAGACCATCTGGGCTAAGTTCTTCGCTAAGGCGGGAGATTCGGACAAGGGGAGGAACCTAACAGTTGAGTGGGGAGGCTTCAAGAAGTGGCGTTTCTTATCGATAGGTGCCCCCATAGGCCATCAGTACATTTATGCCGTGGGTTTTGCCTACGCCCTTAAGTACATGAGGAGGGAGGAGGTGGTGGCGGCGTACATCGGCGACGGGGGCACTTCGACGAACGGCTTCCACGCCGGACTTAACTTCGCCGGGGTGTACAAGACCCCCGTGGCGTTTTTCATATACAATAACCAATACGCCATATCCACCCCAGCCGCCAGGCAGACCGCTGTGCGGAGGCTGGCGGTTAAGGCGGTGGCGTACGGTCTTGAGGGCGTCTCGGCGGACGGCATGGATCTATTGGCGGTGGTGAAAACAGCAAAGTGGGCTGTGGAGAAGGCGAGGCGGGGGGAGCCGGTTCTGGTGGAGTATTTGACGTACCGCTTCGGGCCCCACACAACAGCCGACGACCCCCTCACGCGGTATAGAGACCCAAAGGAGGCCGAGGAGTGGCGCCGCCGCGACCCGGTCAGCCTGCTGGAGAAATTCCTCCTCTGGTCTGGCATATACAAAGAGGGGGAGGTCAAAGCCGTGTGGGAGGAGGCGGAGCGGGCTGTGAAAGAGGCCGCCAAGGCCGCCGAGGCCCAGCCAGACGTGCCTCTTGAGGAGGCTGTGAAAGACGTCTACAGCTTCGTGCCTAGATCTCTCCGGGAGTGGCTGGAGGAGCTATGA
- the lipB gene encoding lipoyl(octanoyl) transferase LipB, producing MKVVWLGRTAYHEAWRLMKSLHRAVSAGQAEEVALVTEHEPVVTVGKHGRLNNVLRWDVPVYVVERGGDATYHGPGQAVIYPIIRLRWPLRRYIDALEDAVIETLRKYGVEAGKNPSHRGVWLGGRKIASVGIAVENNVAYHGVAVNVSLDVGEFARINPCGLPPSAMISMKDLGIHADVREVGVETAVNLAEILGLHTEIAPRPPEAPPVAEELKPAEPPRQITARP from the coding sequence ATGAAGGTGGTGTGGCTTGGGAGGACCGCGTATCACGAGGCATGGCGGCTGATGAAGTCGCTACATAGGGCAGTCTCGGCTGGCCAGGCGGAGGAGGTGGCCCTAGTCACAGAGCACGAGCCTGTGGTGACCGTTGGGAAGCACGGCAGGCTTAACAACGTACTGCGCTGGGACGTGCCCGTGTACGTGGTGGAGAGGGGCGGCGACGCCACCTACCACGGGCCGGGCCAGGCCGTGATCTACCCCATAATACGCCTGAGGTGGCCTCTGAGGCGCTACATCGACGCCCTAGAAGACGCGGTTATAGAGACGTTGAGAAAATACGGCGTAGAGGCTGGGAAAAATCCAAGCCACAGGGGGGTCTGGTTAGGCGGGAGGAAGATAGCCAGCGTGGGGATAGCCGTGGAGAACAACGTCGCGTACCACGGCGTTGCCGTCAACGTTTCTCTAGACGTGGGAGAATTCGCCAGGATAAACCCCTGCGGCCTGCCCCCATCCGCCATGATCTCCATGAAGGACCTGGGGATACACGCAGACGTCAGAGAGGTCGGCGTCGAGACGGCGGTGAACCTCGCCGAGATCCTTGGACTACACACCGAGATCGCCCCAAGGCCGCCGGAAGCGCCGCCGGTTGCAGAAGAGCTAAAGCCTGCGGAGCCACCTCGGCAGATCACCGCACGCCCCTAA
- the lpdA gene encoding dihydrolipoyl dehydrogenase, with amino-acid sequence MRLVVVGGGPAGYVAAIRASQLGIKVTLIEAEHLGGECTNYACIPSKALLHAAEVYRKAASAPWLAGSLSFRWGEAVRWKDGVVERLRRGIEFLLKSAGVEVVHGVAKPGPGKSVEVNGRRFEYDYLLLATGSEPVDLKELPRGGRVLGTREVFGLENAPASVAIIGGGAAGVEAASLFSMLGSEVHLVEVMDRLLPGLDADVSRQVERALAGRGVKVYTSSRVVGAGGADGALELRLSTPGGEKRVEVEIAVVAVGRRPRLGPFAALGLELDSRGAVKTDSSMRTSIPWVYAAGDVTGPPYYAHKAYAQAKAAVENMAGLKSAYEPRAVPAVIFSDPEVVSVGLTEEEAAKRGYRPKAARVPLSALGRAVATDSSEGFAKLVYDGESRVVLGVHMVGRGVSELAGEAAALVEFYATVDDLALVVHPHPTLSELFVELAEAALGRPTHVARL; translated from the coding sequence ATGAGGCTTGTGGTGGTCGGCGGCGGGCCCGCCGGCTACGTCGCGGCCATTAGGGCGAGCCAGCTGGGCATCAAGGTCACGTTGATAGAGGCGGAGCACCTAGGCGGGGAGTGTACAAACTACGCATGCATCCCCTCCAAGGCGTTGCTACACGCCGCGGAGGTTTACAGAAAGGCGGCTTCAGCCCCGTGGCTGGCCGGCTCTCTGTCGTTTAGGTGGGGGGAAGCCGTTCGCTGGAAGGACGGGGTGGTGGAGAGGCTTAGGCGCGGCATAGAGTTCCTCTTGAAGTCGGCCGGGGTTGAGGTTGTACACGGCGTCGCCAAGCCGGGGCCGGGGAAGTCGGTTGAAGTGAACGGCCGGAGGTTTGAGTACGACTACCTGCTTCTAGCCACTGGTAGCGAGCCCGTAGATCTGAAGGAGCTACCCCGCGGGGGGAGGGTCCTTGGGACTAGGGAGGTCTTCGGTCTAGAAAACGCACCGGCGTCTGTGGCGATTATCGGCGGGGGCGCCGCCGGCGTGGAGGCGGCGTCTCTCTTTTCAATGTTAGGCTCTGAGGTCCACCTAGTCGAGGTGATGGATCGGCTACTGCCGGGGCTCGACGCAGATGTGTCTAGGCAGGTTGAGAGGGCGCTCGCTGGAAGAGGCGTTAAGGTGTACACCTCCTCAAGGGTTGTGGGCGCCGGCGGCGCAGACGGCGCGTTGGAGCTACGCCTCTCCACGCCCGGCGGGGAGAAGAGGGTGGAGGTGGAGATAGCCGTCGTGGCGGTGGGGAGGCGCCCGAGGCTCGGGCCCTTCGCCGCGCTGGGGCTGGAGCTGGACAGCCGCGGCGCCGTGAAGACAGACAGCTCGATGAGGACGAGCATCCCGTGGGTATACGCCGCGGGGGACGTGACTGGGCCGCCGTACTACGCCCACAAGGCCTACGCCCAGGCTAAGGCCGCGGTGGAGAACATGGCGGGCCTCAAGTCGGCCTACGAGCCCCGTGCCGTGCCGGCGGTGATCTTCAGCGACCCCGAGGTGGTGTCTGTGGGCCTCACCGAGGAGGAGGCCGCCAAGAGGGGTTACAGACCCAAGGCGGCGAGGGTGCCCCTTTCGGCGCTTGGGCGCGCGGTGGCCACCGACTCGTCTGAGGGATTCGCCAAGCTTGTGTACGACGGGGAGAGCCGCGTCGTGCTGGGCGTCCACATGGTGGGGCGCGGCGTCTCTGAACTGGCCGGCGAAGCCGCCGCCCTAGTCGAGTTCTACGCCACAGTCGACGACTTGGCGCTGGTGGTGCACCCACACCCAACTCTCTCTGAGCTCTTCGTCGAGCTGGCGGAGGCCGCCCTCGGGAGGCCCACACACGTGGCGAGGTTATGA
- a CDS encoding winged helix-turn-helix domain-containing protein — MAFRHDLWLDDRAARKLFQFLFYATRGGPTRLEIVKILMKKPMNANEIAKSLGLDYKTVRHHLEVLTRHGVLERLGEGYGSVYVPSQLIKK, encoded by the coding sequence TTGGCTTTTCGACATGATCTGTGGCTAGACGACCGCGCGGCTAGGAAGTTGTTTCAGTTTCTCTTTTACGCGACGAGGGGTGGCCCTACGAGGCTTGAGATTGTGAAGATCTTAATGAAGAAGCCTATGAATGCTAACGAGATTGCCAAGTCGCTGGGTCTCGACTACAAGACGGTGAGGCACCACCTAGAGGTGCTTACTAGGCATGGGGTTTTGGAGAGGCTGGGGGAGGGCTACGGTAGTGTGTACGTCCCGTCGCAGTTAATTAAAAAATAA
- a CDS encoding DsrE family protein — protein sequence MKVGVILTSDDVVKLYEAGTYIATELARGNEVVVFVTGRATLAFAGRSAPPDTAEVKRMKELHVMWDELFSAAKPMGVKIIACETASKIFAVAEEEYRKLGLVDVVSSMYTFLEEVGEGRVVTF from the coding sequence ATGAAGGTGGGGGTTATACTCACCTCCGACGACGTGGTTAAGCTCTACGAGGCGGGGACCTACATCGCTACGGAGCTGGCGAGGGGAAACGAAGTGGTTGTATTCGTCACGGGGAGGGCGACGCTGGCCTTCGCCGGGAGGTCCGCCCCGCCCGACACGGCTGAGGTGAAGAGAATGAAGGAGCTCCACGTCATGTGGGACGAGCTGTTCTCCGCCGCCAAGCCCATGGGGGTGAAGATAATCGCCTGCGAAACCGCCAGCAAGATATTCGCCGTCGCCGAGGAGGAGTACAGAAAGCTCGGCCTAGTCGACGTCGTGTCGTCTATGTACACCTTTCTCGAGGAGGTCGGAGAGGGGAGGGTGGTGACGTTTTAA
- a CDS encoding YeeE/YedE thiosulfate transporter family protein: MPLPKFLKEPWRPEVAGALIGLTAVLQIIIVKSPWYITGPENQFGGWLFYVLTGGLLNTKAWDYFNPSSPMFVAPAAAPWEPENKEFMIVLGFMLGAMIAKALEGNWRLRWPANRMVVLLSIVGGLMLGFGARLALGCNVGNFVATIQSLVFSGFVFFLGMAVGTFISTRLIEDFLMEKMHRSKPIRIELGSSVDNRKVLAVALAAAALTTLYWLGLGIWAAIAFLYLGIAYGFFGSKGNICFTSMLRDGFWSRLAPYGGNARAIAIALAIMITGNLVLKYGFGWQYKEFLFPVGVHTFLGGVLFGVGMVLVAGCSFSSAYRSGEGSIPHLIAWFGMVAGMTILSYVWPFFFTTSIYLSPVLHFYDFFGGNVAAGAAAAYAVALFIALVGSWRDGTLQRLLHVPQIKILAPRLRV; the protein is encoded by the coding sequence ATGCCGCTCCCCAAGTTTTTAAAAGAGCCTTGGCGGCCCGAGGTGGCGGGGGCTTTGATAGGCCTAACCGCCGTGTTGCAGATAATTATTGTGAAGAGCCCGTGGTACATCACGGGGCCGGAGAACCAGTTCGGGGGTTGGCTGTTCTACGTCCTTACCGGCGGCCTCCTTAACACAAAGGCCTGGGACTACTTCAACCCGAGCTCCCCCATGTTCGTAGCCCCGGCGGCGGCACCGTGGGAGCCGGAAAATAAGGAGTTTATGATAGTCCTCGGCTTTATGCTGGGGGCTATGATCGCTAAGGCCCTCGAGGGGAACTGGCGCCTCCGGTGGCCGGCCAACAGGATGGTGGTTCTGCTCTCCATCGTCGGCGGCCTCATGCTGGGCTTCGGCGCGAGGCTGGCTCTTGGGTGCAACGTGGGTAACTTCGTCGCGACGATACAGTCGCTGGTGTTCTCAGGCTTCGTCTTCTTCCTGGGGATGGCCGTGGGCACCTTCATCTCGACGCGCCTCATCGAGGACTTCCTAATGGAGAAGATGCATAGATCCAAGCCCATAAGGATTGAGCTGGGCTCCAGCGTAGACAACCGCAAGGTGCTGGCGGTGGCCCTCGCCGCGGCGGCCTTGACCACTCTCTACTGGCTGGGGCTGGGTATCTGGGCCGCGATCGCCTTTCTCTACCTAGGCATCGCCTACGGATTCTTCGGCTCCAAGGGCAATATATGCTTTACCTCGATGCTGAGGGACGGCTTCTGGTCAAGGCTGGCCCCCTACGGTGGCAACGCGAGGGCCATAGCCATCGCCCTCGCCATTATGATCACCGGCAACCTGGTGCTTAAATACGGCTTTGGCTGGCAGTACAAGGAGTTCCTATTCCCAGTCGGCGTCCACACCTTCCTCGGCGGGGTGCTCTTCGGAGTGGGGATGGTCCTCGTGGCGGGCTGTAGCTTCAGTAGCGCCTACAGAAGCGGGGAGGGTAGCATACCGCATCTAATTGCCTGGTTCGGCATGGTGGCCGGCATGACGATACTGTCGTACGTATGGCCCTTCTTCTTCACCACCTCCATCTACCTATCCCCGGTGCTTCACTTCTACGACTTCTTCGGCGGAAACGTCGCCGCCGGCGCCGCCGCCGCTTACGCCGTGGCTCTATTCATAGCGCTGGTGGGTAGCTGGAGAGACGGGACACTCCAGCGTCTGCTACACGTCCCTCAGATAAAAATCTTGGCTCCCAGGCTCCGTGTATAA
- a CDS encoding molybdopterin-dependent oxidoreductase, producing the protein MAYYKPHAAHGYPVRLLVPRWWGYKSVKWLVRLTVTDKNYLGYWESLGYPDVAKIEGG; encoded by the coding sequence ATGGCATACTACAAGCCGCACGCCGCCCACGGCTACCCAGTTAGGCTACTGGTGCCCAGGTGGTGGGGCTACAAGAGCGTGAAGTGGTTGGTAAGGCTTACCGTCACCGACAAGAACTACCTAGGCTACTGGGAGTCGCTGGGCTATCCCGACGTGGCGAAGATAGAAGGCGGATAG
- a CDS encoding alpha-ketoacid dehydrogenase subunit beta: protein MMANMARAINMALHEEMARDERVVVLGEDVGRRGGVFLVTEGLYERFGPERVIDTPLNEGGILGFALGMAMAGLKPVAEIQFVDFIWMGADELLNHISKVRYRSGGEYKAPVVVRTPVGSGVKSGLYHSQSPEAIFVHTPGLVVVMPSTPYNAKGLLKAAIRGEDPVVFLEPKILYRAPREEVPEDDYVVEIGKARVAREGDDVTIVTYGAMVHRALEAAERAKASVEVVDLQTLNPMDLDTVLKSVSKTGRLVVVHDSPKTGGLGAEVAAVVAEKAIDKLVAPVARVAGPDLPQSPVAHDAVYAPTVERILKAIDRVLAY from the coding sequence ATGATGGCCAACATGGCTAGGGCTATAAACATGGCGCTTCACGAGGAGATGGCGAGAGACGAGCGGGTGGTGGTCCTGGGCGAAGACGTGGGGAGGAGGGGCGGGGTGTTTCTCGTCACAGAGGGGCTGTACGAGAGGTTCGGCCCCGAGAGGGTTATAGACACGCCCCTCAACGAGGGGGGCATCCTCGGCTTCGCGCTGGGGATGGCCATGGCGGGGCTCAAGCCGGTGGCGGAGATACAGTTCGTGGACTTCATATGGATGGGCGCCGACGAGCTTCTAAACCACATATCTAAGGTGAGGTACAGGTCGGGCGGGGAGTACAAGGCGCCGGTTGTGGTGAGGACCCCCGTTGGCTCCGGCGTCAAGTCAGGCCTCTACCACAGCCAGAGCCCCGAGGCCATCTTCGTCCACACCCCCGGCCTCGTGGTGGTCATGCCTTCGACGCCATACAACGCCAAGGGTCTGCTGAAGGCGGCTATAAGAGGCGAAGACCCCGTGGTGTTTCTAGAACCCAAGATCCTGTACAGAGCCCCGCGGGAGGAGGTTCCCGAGGATGACTACGTGGTGGAGATTGGGAAGGCACGTGTGGCTAGGGAGGGGGACGACGTGACTATCGTGACGTACGGCGCCATGGTCCACAGAGCGCTGGAGGCCGCCGAGAGGGCAAAGGCCTCTGTGGAGGTGGTGGACCTCCAGACTCTGAACCCCATGGATCTCGACACGGTGCTGAAAAGCGTCTCCAAGACCGGCCGGCTAGTGGTAGTCCACGACTCGCCTAAGACCGGGGGCCTCGGAGCCGAAGTGGCCGCCGTGGTGGCAGAAAAGGCGATAGATAAGCTGGTAGCCCCCGTGGCGAGGGTAGCCGGCCCCGATCTGCCCCAGAGCCCCGTGGCCCACGACGCGGTATACGCCCCAACTGTGGAGAGGATACTCAAGGCAATAGACAGGGTATTGGCGTACTGA
- a CDS encoding dihydrolipoamide acetyltransferase family protein → MEFKFPDLGEGLVEGEVVKWHVKEGDYVKEGDPLVDVMTEKATVTLPAPTSGKVVKILAREGQVVKVGQTLCIIEPAAEAAPPEKPQAAQPAPREVAAMPAARRLARELGIDLTKVRGTGPGGVITVEDVRRYAEELKGREAETPKPAEAPKAVEVSKPPEAPRAAEAEVIPVRGVRRAVAEKMTKAKRLIPHAYHLEEVDFTELLRLRERLKAEAERRGVRLTVLPFIVKAVAQALREFPMLNSEYDEEKNVIVVKKEVNIGVGVDTEHGLVVVVVRDADKKSVLELAREIGALADKARAGKLDIQDVRGSTFTISNIGAVGGLGGLSILNYPEAAIMAVGQARKKPWVVGDRIEIRDIALVAVSFDHRVVDGAYVARFTSRVKELLERPEALLL, encoded by the coding sequence ATGGAGTTCAAATTCCCAGACCTGGGCGAAGGCCTTGTAGAAGGCGAGGTGGTTAAGTGGCACGTCAAGGAGGGGGACTACGTCAAGGAGGGCGACCCCCTAGTCGACGTCATGACTGAGAAGGCGACGGTGACCCTCCCGGCGCCCACCAGCGGCAAGGTCGTAAAGATACTGGCGAGGGAGGGACAAGTGGTTAAGGTTGGCCAAACCCTCTGCATAATCGAGCCGGCGGCGGAGGCGGCGCCTCCCGAGAAGCCCCAGGCGGCCCAGCCGGCCCCCCGCGAGGTGGCGGCGATGCCGGCCGCCCGCAGGCTGGCTAGGGAGCTGGGCATCGACCTCACAAAGGTGAGAGGCACCGGGCCAGGCGGCGTGATCACCGTGGAGGACGTGAGGAGATACGCCGAGGAGCTAAAGGGCAGGGAGGCGGAGACGCCTAAACCCGCAGAGGCTCCGAAGGCTGTGGAGGTCTCCAAGCCCCCGGAGGCCCCGAGGGCGGCCGAGGCGGAGGTTATACCGGTTAGAGGGGTGAGGAGGGCCGTCGCCGAGAAGATGACGAAGGCCAAGAGGCTGATCCCCCACGCATACCACCTCGAGGAGGTGGACTTTACAGAGTTGCTGAGACTGCGCGAGAGGCTGAAGGCCGAGGCGGAGAGGAGGGGCGTGCGGCTAACAGTACTGCCTTTCATAGTCAAGGCGGTGGCGCAGGCGCTTAGGGAGTTCCCAATGCTGAACTCAGAGTACGACGAGGAGAAGAATGTGATTGTGGTTAAGAAGGAGGTGAATATCGGCGTTGGTGTGGACACGGAGCACGGCCTTGTGGTGGTCGTCGTGAGAGATGCCGATAAGAAGAGCGTCTTGGAGCTGGCTAGGGAGATAGGGGCTCTGGCGGACAAGGCGAGGGCCGGCAAGCTGGATATACAAGACGTGAGGGGCTCTACCTTCACCATCAGCAACATCGGCGCCGTCGGGGGGCTGGGCGGCCTCTCCATACTGAACTACCCCGAGGCCGCCATCATGGCAGTCGGCCAGGCCAGGAAGAAGCCGTGGGTCGTGGGGGATAGGATAGAGATAAGAGACATTGCCCTGGTGGCTGTCAGCTTCGACCACAGAGTGGTGGACGGGGCCTACGTGGCTAGGTTCACCAGCAGAGTGAAGGAGCTCCTCGAGAGGCCGGAGGCTCTACTGCTATGA
- a CDS encoding YncE family protein, with product MYKKIFFPLFLLLPLLLLLQPGPQSSAEDTFIVVGGGPPSIALYIDGVYVGGAALNDVWPNYTMYDAFLWRDKLVVTIAEVSKWIYIFHLPDFSRPAVVLRAPGNVSHFLYYKPEVAPLEGSTLWLAVFNTTEKRGYICALDLSTEVIQSCVPVGVYPHAPVKLGTALVTPLIREPYVVYKTDGGLKRRLVTVSWPPYVNAHDKLRYSYFSFHMVTTDGRYIYGEGHTLEPGYLLSPISIHSHTYLVTLSPTGEVISYYPTSALPPGLPGLAVCRGKLFATSPLEGAVYVMATPHLKPLSVIKLGKAPWGVFANRDCSRVYVTDIIGGEVYVIDVDTLSVVKRFTTPMAWPHTVIFIDGAEADMLKPAVSRVFSYNFTYFPPLLACGDLPPS from the coding sequence GTGTATAAAAAAATCTTTTTTCCCCTCTTTCTCCTACTCCCCCTCCTCCTGTTGCTCCAGCCCGGGCCGCAGTCTTCAGCTGAGGATACTTTTATCGTTGTGGGCGGGGGGCCGCCCTCCATCGCCCTATATATTGACGGAGTGTACGTGGGGGGCGCGGCGCTGAACGACGTCTGGCCAAACTACACGATGTACGACGCCTTTCTGTGGAGAGACAAGCTTGTGGTGACAATTGCGGAGGTTAGCAAGTGGATTTATATATTCCACCTCCCCGACTTCTCCAGGCCGGCGGTGGTTCTTAGGGCCCCTGGCAACGTCAGCCACTTCCTCTACTACAAGCCCGAGGTGGCGCCGCTCGAGGGATCGACGCTGTGGCTTGCGGTTTTCAACACCACAGAAAAGAGGGGGTACATATGCGCGCTGGATCTATCCACAGAGGTTATCCAGAGCTGCGTTCCCGTCGGCGTCTACCCCCACGCGCCGGTGAAGCTGGGCACCGCCCTCGTGACGCCGCTCATTAGAGAGCCGTACGTCGTGTACAAGACAGACGGGGGCCTGAAGAGGAGGCTTGTCACAGTCAGCTGGCCGCCCTACGTAAACGCCCACGACAAGCTGAGGTATTCATACTTCTCTTTCCACATGGTGACCACAGACGGGCGGTATATATACGGCGAGGGGCACACGCTGGAGCCGGGCTACCTCCTCTCTCCAATCTCCATCCATTCCCATACCTACCTAGTCACCCTGTCTCCCACCGGCGAGGTGATCAGCTACTACCCCACCTCAGCCCTGCCCCCCGGCCTCCCAGGCCTCGCGGTCTGCCGCGGCAAGCTCTTCGCCACGTCTCCGTTGGAGGGCGCCGTCTATGTCATGGCCACCCCCCACCTGAAGCCGCTTTCGGTTATCAAGCTGGGCAAGGCGCCGTGGGGAGTCTTCGCAAACCGCGACTGCTCTAGGGTATATGTGACCGATATAATCGGCGGCGAGGTGTACGTAATAGACGTCGACACCCTCAGCGTCGTGAAGAGGTTCACCACCCCCATGGCCTGGCCCCACACGGTCATATTCATAGACGGCGCCGAGGCCGACATGCTGAAGCCGGCCGTCTCCCGCGTCTTCTCCTACAACTTCACCTACTTCCCGCCGCTACTCGCATGCGGCGACCTGCCCCCAAGTTGA
- a CDS encoding molybdopterin-dependent oxidoreductase, with protein sequence MDNYALEVDGLVEKPLRLTYDELASLPSVELVATLQCVSDPYFLRATVKWRGVRLADILNMAGVSKDAVKVIAYGVDGYTSDLPLSKAMEPRHPGGLHGILQAARRPRLPS encoded by the coding sequence GTGGACAACTACGCCCTGGAGGTGGACGGGCTAGTCGAGAAGCCGCTCAGACTTACCTACGACGAGCTAGCCTCCCTGCCGTCTGTAGAGCTAGTGGCGACGCTCCAATGCGTCTCCGATCCCTACTTCCTTAGGGCGACGGTGAAGTGGCGCGGCGTCAGGCTCGCCGACATACTCAACATGGCCGGCGTCTCCAAAGACGCGGTCAAGGTGATCGCCTACGGGGTAGACGGGTACACCAGCGACCTGCCCCTCTCGAAGGCCATGGAACCCCGACACCCTGGTGGCCTACATGGCATACTACAAGCCGCACGCCGCCCACGGCTACCCAGTTAG